The genomic region GCCCACACGACCAGCGGGTCGTCCGCGTTGGCCACGACGACGGCCTTCGAGCCCGCCAGGCCCTCACGCCAGTGCTCGGCCATCATGCGGGTCTCGGCCGCGCGGTCGAGCTGGTCGCGGGAGAGGTTGAGCAGGGCGATGCACTTAGGGTCGGTGTCCCTGGCCACGCCGGAGAGGTACTTCTCGTCCACCTCGATGACGGCGTACCGCGAGTCCGAGCCGCCGGCCAGCGCGGAGGTGATGCCGGCGGGCATGTTCGCGCCGAGCGCGTTCGAGACGACGGGGCCCGCGGCGCGCAGCGCCTCCGCGATCAGCCGCGTGGTGGTGGTCTTGCCGTTGGTGGCCGACACCAGGATGACGTCCAGGTGCTGGGCCAGAGTGGCCAGGAGGTCGGGGTCGAGTTTGAGTGCCACCCGGCCGCCGATCACCGATCCGCTGCCACGGCCCGCGGCGCGTGACGCCGCTGCGACCGCCTTGCCCGCCGTCACGGCCAGCTTGGCCCGCGGCGACAGCGGGTCCGAGTTGCCTGCCATCAGTTCCCGATCCTCCTTGCGTACGGCGCCGCGCCCTGCTCCCGGCAACGCGTGGCCCTCAGCCTATCGAGATCCACTCACCGGCCCGAATCGCGGCACCACCGCGGCACCCGCGCGACATTGAGGACCGTACCCTTGCGGCCATGCGACACGGCTCGATCCCGGGCGCCCAAGGGCGCGTTCTTCCTTTGTCTTTGCTCGGCGCCCCTGGGTTGCACACACGGTGTGAAGAAGTCACGGAGTTCGGACCCCAACTGGCGCGGCTGGTCGAGAACATGTTCTCGACGATGTACGCGGCGCAGGGCGTCGGTCTTGCCGCGAATCAGGTCGGGGAGTCGTTGCGGGTCTTCGTGTACGACTGCCCCGATGACGATGAGCGGCGGCATGTGGGGCATGTGGTGAATCCGCGGCTCGTCGAGGCGGACGGGCTGGTGCTGCGGGGGCCCGAGGGGTGTCTGTCGTTGCCGGGCCTTGAGGCGGGGACCGAGCGGTTCGACCACGCCGTGGTGGAGGGGGTCACCATGGATGGTGAGCCCGTGCGGATTCATGGCACCGGGTGGTTTGCCCGGTGCCTTCAGCACGAGTGCGATCACCTTGACGGTGGGTTGTACGTGGATCGGGTTCGTGGGTGGCGCCGCCGGAGGGTGATGTGGCAGGCGGGGCGGGCCTCTTGGGGACGGTGAGGGTCGGTGGTCGGCTGCGGGTGGCTGGTCGCGCCCGCGCGGCGGAGCCGCATGTCGATACAGCCCCGCACCCCTTCAGGGGCGCGGGGAACTGCGCGACCAGCCCCCACCGACCCGCAGCAAACGAACCGCACATCCAGCGGAAAGCTAGAAGCTAGAACGCCGGGCCACCCAACTTGTCGCCCGCCGCTGCCAGTCTGCCCCAGAGCAGGTCGGCCAGGCATCGGACCAACTCCGCGCGGGAGCAGGGGCGTTCGCCGAGCCACCAGTCGCCCGCGGCGTGCATCATGCCGACGATGCCGTGGCCCCAGACGCGGGCCAGCTGCTGGCTGTCCGGGCCGAGGTCGACGCGCTCCTCGATGACCTCGGCGAGCTCCTCGCCCATGCGGCGCAGCAGGGGAGCGGAGAGGCCGACGGCGAAGCCCTGGTCGCTCTGCGGGCCGCCCTCCGACGGATGCATCAGGAAGCGGTACACCTGCGGGCGTGCCTCGATCGCCGCGAGGTACGTGTCGAGCGTGGCCTCCACACGTTCCCGTCGCTCGGCGGGGGCGTCCAGGGCGGCGCGCAGTGCTCCGAGGAGGGCGTCCGTGTGCCGCTTCGCGAGAGCCGCGTACAGTCCACCCTTGTCGCCGAAGTGGCGGTACAGAATCGGCTTGGTGATGCCCGCCTCCGCCGCGATGGCGTTCATCGAGGCGCCGGGGCCGTCGCGGAGCACCACCCGGTCGGCGGCCTCCAGCAGTTCGCGCCGTCGGCGGTCGGCCGACCTCTGCTGATCGGTCCGCTGCGTGGTGTCCATGTAGCTCTCCCCACCCGTGCTGATTCTGTGACGCCTGCGCAACGTAACACCCGCAGACGATTCTGCCTCGAACGGGCTGCCGAGCGAGAACGGGGAGTTGAC from Streptomyces sp. NBC_00878 harbors:
- the def gene encoding peptide deformylase, producing the protein MRHGSIPGAQGRVLPLSLLGAPGLHTRCEEVTEFGPQLARLVENMFSTMYAAQGVGLAANQVGESLRVFVYDCPDDDERRHVGHVVNPRLVEADGLVLRGPEGCLSLPGLEAGTERFDHAVVEGVTMDGEPVRIHGTGWFARCLQHECDHLDGGLYVDRVRGWRRRRVMWQAGRASWGR
- a CDS encoding TetR family transcriptional regulator, producing the protein MDTTQRTDQQRSADRRRRELLEAADRVVLRDGPGASMNAIAAEAGITKPILYRHFGDKGGLYAALAKRHTDALLGALRAALDAPAERRERVEATLDTYLAAIEARPQVYRFLMHPSEGGPQSDQGFAVGLSAPLLRRMGEELAEVIEERVDLGPDSQQLARVWGHGIVGMMHAAGDWWLGERPCSRAELVRCLADLLWGRLAAAGDKLGGPAF